In Silene latifolia isolate original U9 population chromosome 3, ASM4854445v1, whole genome shotgun sequence, a single window of DNA contains:
- the LOC141648713 gene encoding uncharacterized protein LOC141648713, which produces MPGDDGKNTKPKNIPSSSPLYLHPSDNPNLSLTQIVFNGENYDLWAAAVKNGLDAKNKLSFVEGKVKRPSDVDGEDVEAVAWRSCNAMLKAWLRNVIDPKLHPSIAFELTVAEVWEELKDCYSAGNAPRVHQLKGELMECKQGRMTVVEYYTKLKTIWDELANYSKIPPCTCGAASVMAKEKEEEKVHQFLMGLDKNLYGHVRTNLLMENPITTLPRAYALVLREERHSNVTKVKEESNEAAMSVRSYGAGRGKGSYTKTEGEEEVEPPQCSHCGKFYHTEENCYDKHGYEVVKSRERGRGRRGGYGRGRGRGRSQGRGQQGAYQANAMSSSSSNKEGDAAKQNVRRKCEVH; this is translated from the coding sequence ATGCCAGGAGACGATGGCAAAAATACAAAACCCAAAAACATTCCCTCAAGTTCCCCTTTATATCTTCACCCATCAGATAATCCCAACCTATCCCTCACCCAAATCGTTTTCAATGGCGAAAACTACGATTTATGGGCCGCCGCAGTCAAAAACGGCTTAGATGCTAAGAACAAATTGAGCTTTGTTGAGGGAAAGGTCAAGCGACCATCTGATGTTGACGGAGAAGATGTAGAAGCAGTAGCATGGAGATCGTGTAATGCCATGTTAAAGGCATGGTTACGGAATGTAATCGACCCAAAGTTACATCCGAGCATAGCGTTTGAATTAACTGTTGCTGAAGTATGGGAGGAATTGAAGGATTGTTACTCGGCTGGGAACGCGCCAAGAGTGCACCAGTTGAAAGGGGAATTGATGGAATGCAAACAAGGAAGAATGACGGTTGTTGAGTATTACACAAAACTCAAAACCATATGGGATGAGCTTGCTAATTACAGTAAAATTCCGCCTTGCACTTGTGGTGCAGCGTCTGTAATGgcgaaagaaaaggaagaagaaaaagtcCATCAGTTTTTGATGGGACTCGATAAGAATTTATACGGTCATGTCCGTACAAATTTATTGATGGAAAACCCCATCACCACCTTACCACGCGCATATGCACTAGTCCTACGTGAAGAAAGGCATTCGAATGTGACGAAAGTGAAGGAGGAAAGCAACGAGGCAGCCATGTCCGTGAGGTCCTATGGAGCAGGAAGAGGCAAGGGGAGCTACACGAAAACAGAAGGAGAAGAGGAGGTTGAACCTCCACAATGCAGCCATTGTGGAAAATTTTATCACACGGAGGAAAACTGCTATGACAAGCACGGATATGAGGTTGTGAAAAGTAGagaaagaggaagaggaagacgcGGTGGATATGGAAGAGGACGTGGTAGGGGCAGGTCACAAGGTCGTGGACAGCAGGGTGCGTATCAAGCTAACGCCATGAGCAGCTCGTCGAGTAACAAGGAAGGAGATGCAGCCAAGCAGAACGTGAGGAGGAAATGTGAGGTGCATTAA